One region of Yersinia bercovieri ATCC 43970 genomic DNA includes:
- a CDS encoding DUF2569 domain-containing protein, with protein MSQPQQYQRIGGWLLAPLAYLIVTLLSATLMLTLYAMAIFTPASREYLVTNSQAFTLQWYFSVITTVFMWIYTLWVIWLFCSRSRRLVKWFTLWLLITVLLALKAFAFSPISDDMALRTLGWPLLAAAIFVPYIKRSQRVKHTFTED; from the coding sequence ATGTCTCAACCGCAGCAATATCAACGTATCGGGGGCTGGTTATTGGCTCCGCTGGCCTATCTTATTGTCACGCTGCTCAGTGCCACTTTAATGCTGACGCTGTATGCCATGGCCATTTTTACCCCAGCGTCGAGAGAGTATCTGGTGACCAACTCGCAGGCATTTACCTTGCAGTGGTACTTCTCCGTCATCACCACTGTTTTTATGTGGATTTATACCCTCTGGGTGATCTGGCTATTTTGCAGCCGCTCTCGGCGCCTGGTAAAATGGTTTACTCTTTGGCTACTCATCACGGTATTATTGGCGCTAAAAGCCTTCGCTTTCTCACCCATCAGTGACGATATGGCGTTACGTACCTTAGGGTGGCCTCTATTAGCGGCGGCAATTTTCGTGCCTTACATCAAGCGATCCCAACGGGTGAAGCATACTTTTACCGAGGATTAA
- the rsxB gene encoding electron transport complex subunit RsxB, producing MMSLWIAIGALSTLALISGAVLGFAARRFQVESDPVVEQVEAILPQSQCGQCGYPGCRPYAEAVSSNGEKINKCAPGGEQVMLKLAELLAVEPQPLDGDEAAAHPQRKVAFIDEANCIGCTKCIQACPVDAIVGATRAMHTVLPDLCTGCDLCVAPCPTDCIEMIPVATTTANWKWDLNTIPVKNLPPQLVASQMIPVKMISVEQDV from the coding sequence ATGATGTCGTTATGGATTGCCATTGGAGCATTAAGTACATTGGCGCTGATTTCAGGCGCAGTGCTGGGTTTTGCTGCCCGCCGTTTTCAGGTTGAGAGTGATCCGGTGGTTGAGCAAGTGGAAGCCATCTTGCCACAAAGCCAGTGTGGGCAATGCGGCTATCCAGGTTGTCGCCCCTATGCCGAAGCGGTCTCCAGCAATGGCGAAAAAATCAATAAATGCGCCCCCGGTGGCGAGCAAGTGATGCTCAAGCTGGCGGAGTTGCTGGCGGTGGAGCCACAACCGCTGGATGGCGACGAAGCGGCAGCCCATCCGCAGCGTAAAGTGGCTTTTATTGATGAGGCCAACTGTATTGGTTGCACCAAATGCATTCAGGCGTGCCCAGTCGATGCCATCGTCGGCGCAACCCGTGCCATGCATACCGTGTTGCCGGATCTCTGTACCGGCTGCGACCTTTGTGTCGCCCCTTGCCCGACCGACTGTATTGAGATGATCCCGGTGGCTACCACCACCGCCAACTGGAAGTGGGACCTGAACACCATCCCGGTGAAAAATCTTCCGCCTCAATTAGTCGCCTCGCAAATGATTCCGGTGAAAATGATAAGTGTGGAGCAAGATGTTTAA
- a CDS encoding helix-turn-helix domain-containing protein: MINEDILFIEELIEWIEINLEKRPTLDDVAKISGYSKWHLQRKFKSIVGLQLASYIRGRVLTRAAVALRISRRPIIEISDELGFDSQQTFTRTFKKRFGITPNSFRQMAHWDVQGMIPRFGFYENYMPEIKRISLPEQQLVGFTRRLDFDERNHCSGQHSSCMAMKDEILLDFFKEVNFSCQRVYSLFSADECQQGQNSVHYSTAVDKEKRHEIQGHREIDHISIPAGEFLSISHQGSAKECVKFSIYLFNDVLPKLREEFGRGVEMEVIEVDSCHAEAKMRDISCNYNYLMSVS; the protein is encoded by the coding sequence ATGATAAACGAAGACATATTGTTTATAGAAGAGTTAATTGAGTGGATTGAAATCAATTTAGAAAAGAGGCCCACATTGGACGATGTGGCGAAGATTTCAGGATATTCAAAATGGCACTTGCAACGGAAATTTAAAAGTATTGTGGGGTTACAATTAGCCTCCTATATACGCGGGCGGGTACTGACCCGAGCTGCCGTGGCGTTGCGCATCTCGCGGCGGCCAATTATTGAGATCTCTGATGAGTTAGGTTTTGACTCACAGCAGACCTTCACCCGCACATTTAAGAAGCGTTTTGGTATCACACCCAATAGTTTTCGCCAAATGGCGCATTGGGATGTGCAGGGGATGATCCCCCGTTTTGGTTTCTATGAGAATTATATGCCAGAAATCAAGCGGATATCTTTACCAGAGCAACAGCTGGTGGGCTTTACACGGCGGCTGGATTTTGATGAGCGCAACCATTGCAGCGGTCAGCACTCATCTTGCATGGCGATGAAAGATGAAATCTTGCTCGACTTCTTTAAGGAAGTTAACTTCTCTTGCCAGCGGGTCTACTCCCTGTTCTCTGCCGATGAGTGTCAGCAAGGTCAAAATAGTGTGCACTATTCGACGGCGGTTGATAAAGAGAAACGCCATGAAATTCAGGGGCATCGCGAAATAGATCATATTTCAATTCCTGCGGGCGAATTTTTGTCGATATCCCATCAGGGCAGTGCCAAAGAGTGCGTGAAGTTCTCCATTTACCTGTTTAATGACGTTTTACCCAAATTGCGTGAAGAGTTTGGCCGTGGTGTAGAGATGGAAGTTATTGAGGTTGATAGTTGCCATGCTGAAGCGAAAATGCGCGATATTTCATGCAATTACAACTATCTTATGTCAGTGAGCTAA
- the rsxA gene encoding electron transport complex subunit RsxA has protein sequence MTEYLLLFVGTVLVNNFVLVKFLGLCPFMGVSKKLETAIGMGLATTFVLTLASVCAWMVNSFILLPLGLVYLRTLSFILVIAVVVQFTELVVRKTSPALYRLLGIFLPLITTNCAVLGVALLNVNQSHNFMQSAVYGFSAAAGFSLVMVLFAAIRERLAVADVPAPFRGSSIALITAGLMSLAFMGFTGLVKF, from the coding sequence ATGACTGAATACCTGCTCCTGTTCGTCGGTACTGTGTTGGTAAACAACTTTGTTCTGGTCAAGTTTCTTGGCCTGTGCCCGTTTATGGGTGTCTCCAAAAAACTGGAGACCGCCATCGGTATGGGGCTGGCCACCACTTTTGTCCTGACACTGGCCTCGGTTTGCGCCTGGATGGTTAACAGCTTTATCCTGCTGCCCCTAGGTTTGGTCTATTTGCGGACCCTCTCATTCATTTTAGTTATCGCAGTCGTGGTGCAATTCACTGAATTAGTGGTGCGCAAAACCAGTCCGGCACTTTATCGCCTGCTGGGTATCTTTTTGCCCCTGATCACCACCAACTGTGCGGTGTTAGGTGTTGCCTTGCTCAACGTGAATCAATCTCATAATTTCATGCAGTCGGCGGTTTATGGCTTCAGTGCAGCGGCCGGTTTCTCTCTGGTGATGGTGCTGTTCGCCGCTATTCGTGAACGGCTGGCCGTGGCCGACGTTCCTGCGCCCTTCCGTGGCTCCTCCATCGCCCTGATTACCGCGGGGCTAATGTCACTGGCCTTTATGGGCTTTACCGGATTGGTGAAGTTCTAA
- a CDS encoding peptidase domain-containing ABC transporter, with protein sequence MENHVHSSLVCATRLLRLAGLNSQTVEDFGQSAAIDRSTMATVALLQRYLSQFSSATTARFKVKKQQLNKIKPEQLPLAFRDLQGNFILLARFNEKQVLLQHADSNKPEIISYQELIDMWGGVVIYCSHSRFNIRWFIPVLLQHQKSLIQVLVLSMLLQFLALISPLFFQVIMDKVLVHNALTTLDVLIITLLVVGVYEVVLKFLREYIFTHTTTRVDILLGGKLFKHLIKLPLSYFKQRHVGNIVARVRELDNIREFITGSALTLCVDVVFTLILFVVMWCISPLLTSIILGAVPLYLLLAALTTRPLQKRVEVLCGCAAQNGAFLTETVSGVETVKSLALEPQMQQRWETQTRDYAQANFQVQNLQNLSSQTAQLLQKLAGAVVIVVGAYQVMAVQLSIGQLIAFNMLAVQALMPMSKLVDLWQQSIRAQVGLMLISDILSLPMEQAAGAASADRHIRGDISLQNVHFRYRPDLDPVLRNFSLTLRAGEHIGLVGPSGSGKSTVARLLQRLYVAEQGVISLDGYPIGNFSPEYLRRQVGVVMQESYLFNRTVRENIAHSRPTASLSEVVEAASLAGAHRFILALPLGYDTVLSEGGASLSGGQRQRIAIARTLLANPRILIFDEATSALDDESQAEVQKNMARIIANRTVITIAHRLSTVRHCHRIGVITQGRVAELANHEQLLARNGLYARLWQQQADFSHEESK encoded by the coding sequence ATGGAAAACCATGTTCACTCCTCACTGGTCTGCGCCACACGGCTACTCCGTTTAGCGGGGTTGAATTCGCAAACTGTTGAGGATTTTGGCCAGAGTGCGGCAATAGATCGCTCGACAATGGCCACGGTCGCTCTATTGCAGCGCTATTTGTCGCAATTCTCAAGTGCCACCACGGCACGTTTCAAAGTCAAAAAACAGCAATTAAATAAAATTAAACCTGAACAGTTACCCCTGGCATTTCGTGATTTGCAAGGCAATTTTATTTTATTGGCGCGGTTTAATGAAAAACAAGTTTTGCTGCAACATGCCGACAGCAATAAGCCTGAAATCATTAGTTATCAGGAGCTTATTGATATGTGGGGCGGGGTGGTGATCTATTGTAGCCATTCACGCTTTAATATCCGCTGGTTTATTCCTGTGTTGCTCCAGCATCAAAAATCACTGATCCAAGTGCTGGTATTATCCATGTTATTACAGTTTTTGGCACTGATCTCGCCGCTGTTCTTTCAGGTCATCATGGATAAGGTGCTGGTGCATAATGCACTAACAACATTAGATGTATTAATCATTACGCTACTGGTAGTTGGGGTATATGAAGTTGTATTGAAATTCCTACGTGAATATATCTTCACCCACACCACCACCCGGGTTGATATTTTATTAGGCGGTAAGTTATTTAAGCACTTAATTAAGTTGCCATTAAGCTATTTTAAGCAGCGCCATGTTGGGAATATTGTCGCCAGAGTGCGCGAGTTAGATAATATTCGTGAGTTTATTACCGGTTCAGCCCTGACATTATGTGTGGATGTGGTTTTTACTCTTATATTATTTGTGGTTATGTGGTGCATCTCTCCTTTATTAACATCAATTATTCTGGGGGCGGTGCCGCTTTATTTGCTATTAGCCGCTTTGACCACCCGGCCACTGCAAAAGAGAGTGGAAGTGTTGTGCGGTTGCGCGGCGCAAAATGGCGCATTTTTAACCGAAACCGTCTCTGGTGTTGAGACGGTAAAGAGTCTGGCGCTAGAGCCGCAAATGCAGCAGCGCTGGGAGACGCAAACCCGTGACTATGCACAAGCCAATTTTCAGGTGCAAAACCTGCAAAATCTCAGCAGCCAGACGGCGCAGTTACTGCAAAAACTGGCCGGTGCGGTGGTGATCGTGGTTGGCGCGTACCAAGTGATGGCTGTGCAGCTCAGTATTGGGCAACTGATCGCCTTTAACATGTTGGCGGTACAGGCATTAATGCCGATGAGCAAGTTGGTCGATTTGTGGCAACAGAGCATTCGGGCGCAGGTCGGGCTGATGCTGATATCCGATATTTTAAGCTTACCGATGGAGCAGGCGGCCGGGGCCGCCTCCGCTGACCGCCATATTCGCGGTGACATCTCTTTGCAAAATGTGCATTTCCGCTATCGCCCCGATTTAGACCCGGTACTGCGTAACTTCTCACTCACGCTGCGGGCCGGGGAGCATATTGGCCTGGTGGGGCCATCCGGTTCGGGCAAAAGTACCGTGGCCCGACTCCTGCAACGGCTCTATGTCGCGGAGCAAGGGGTTATCAGTTTGGATGGCTACCCGATAGGCAACTTCTCCCCCGAATACTTGCGGCGGCAAGTGGGGGTGGTGATGCAGGAGAGCTATCTGTTCAATCGCACGGTGCGTGAAAATATTGCTCACTCACGGCCCACCGCCTCATTGAGTGAGGTGGTGGAGGCGGCATCGCTGGCGGGAGCACACCGCTTTATTTTGGCGCTGCCATTGGGCTACGACACGGTGCTGTCGGAGGGGGGCGCATCCCTTTCTGGCGGGCAGCGTCAGCGGATTGCCATTGCCCGCACCCTGCTTGCCAACCCGCGCATTCTGATTTTCGATGAAGCCACCAGCGCACTGGATGATGAGTCGCAAGCTGAAGTGCAGAAAAATATGGCGCGCATTATTGCCAATCGAACCGTTATCACTATTGCGCATCGCCTCTCGACGGTGCGGCATTGCCATCGTATTGGCGTCATCACCCAAGGTAGGGTGGCTGAGTTGGCTAACCATGAGCAACTGCTGGCACGTAATGGCCTCTATGCCCGACTTTGGCAGCAACAGGCTGATTTTAGCCACGAGGAATCAAAATGA
- a CDS encoding formate--tetrahydrofolate ligase, with product MTPTIPATADELSPIADLPTPALSHDTRLLPIQQIAQQLGLSADDLIPYGHHMAKVDIRALRPQAPQGKLILVSSITPTPLGEGKTVTTIGLTQGINRLGYRSVACIRQPSLGPVFGVKGGAAGGGAAQVVPMEKLNLHLTGDIHAISAAHNLAAAALDARLYHEQRLGQDFSPQTGMPLLNIDPQQILWPRVVDHNDRALRQIRVAIGGGSNGVERADHVEITAASELMAILALSENLQELRQRIGRTILAHSISGQPITADNLGVAGAMTALMKETIHPTLMQTSEQTPVLIHAGPFANIAHGNSSVLADRLGLQLADYVVTEAGFGSDMGMEKFFNIKYRQSGIAPACVVLVATVRSLKANSGAFDIKPGQPLPAAILRENIPLLNAGCANLKWHINNAKSYGLPVVVAINRFPDDSATELTLLADYALSAGALACELSDAFAEGGAGTLALSQQVINACAQAAKPRLPYPDSASLQQKLHILAQSYGAREVTMTPQARQQLEQISAAGFAHLPLCIAKTPLSISADASLKGVPHDFVLPITACALSAGAGFVRIYAGNIMTMPGLGAQPGYCHIDIDDEGHICGLS from the coding sequence ATGACACCGACAATACCCGCGACTGCCGATGAGCTATCCCCTATTGCTGATCTCCCTACTCCTGCTTTGAGCCATGACACCCGCTTGCTACCGATCCAACAGATTGCCCAGCAACTGGGTCTGTCGGCGGATGACCTCATCCCTTATGGTCATCATATGGCGAAAGTTGATATTCGCGCATTACGGCCGCAAGCCCCACAGGGCAAGCTGATTTTGGTCTCCAGTATTACCCCCACGCCCTTGGGGGAGGGTAAAACCGTCACGACAATTGGGTTAACTCAGGGAATCAATCGGTTAGGTTATCGCAGTGTCGCCTGTATCCGTCAACCCAGTCTTGGCCCTGTTTTTGGTGTTAAAGGGGGTGCGGCCGGCGGCGGCGCGGCGCAAGTGGTGCCGATGGAGAAGCTGAACCTGCATCTGACTGGCGATATCCATGCAATTAGCGCCGCGCATAATCTGGCCGCTGCCGCACTGGATGCGCGGTTGTATCATGAGCAGCGCCTGGGCCAGGACTTTAGCCCACAAACCGGTATGCCACTGCTCAATATTGATCCGCAGCAGATCCTCTGGCCACGGGTGGTTGATCATAACGATCGTGCGCTGCGCCAGATTCGGGTGGCTATCGGCGGTGGTAGCAATGGGGTTGAGCGGGCTGATCATGTGGAGATAACCGCAGCATCTGAATTGATGGCTATTTTGGCATTATCAGAAAATCTGCAAGAACTGCGCCAACGGATTGGGCGCACTATTTTGGCTCACTCCATCAGCGGCCAGCCGATTACCGCTGATAATCTGGGCGTCGCCGGTGCCATGACCGCGCTGATGAAAGAGACTATCCACCCGACACTGATGCAAACCAGCGAGCAGACGCCGGTGCTGATCCACGCAGGCCCCTTTGCCAATATCGCGCACGGCAACTCTTCCGTGCTGGCTGACCGCTTAGGGCTGCAACTTGCCGATTATGTGGTGACAGAAGCGGGTTTCGGTTCAGATATGGGGATGGAGAAGTTCTTTAATATCAAGTATCGCCAATCAGGTATCGCCCCGGCCTGTGTGGTGTTGGTGGCAACCGTGCGCAGCCTGAAAGCCAATAGCGGGGCTTTTGATATCAAACCGGGTCAGCCGCTCCCTGCTGCGATCCTCCGCGAAAATATTCCGCTGCTGAATGCCGGCTGCGCCAACCTTAAGTGGCACATTAATAACGCCAAGAGCTACGGCTTACCGGTGGTGGTGGCAATCAACCGTTTTCCTGACGATAGCGCCACCGAGCTGACACTGTTAGCGGACTATGCGCTCTCTGCTGGCGCACTGGCCTGTGAGCTAAGTGATGCTTTTGCCGAGGGGGGAGCCGGAACACTGGCGCTGTCCCAACAGGTGATCAATGCTTGCGCACAGGCGGCAAAACCTCGCTTGCCCTACCCTGATAGCGCCTCGTTGCAACAAAAACTGCACATTTTGGCCCAAAGCTATGGCGCGCGGGAGGTGACCATGACCCCGCAGGCGCGGCAACAGTTGGAGCAGATAAGCGCCGCCGGTTTTGCTCATTTACCCCTGTGCATAGCTAAAACACCACTGTCGATTAGCGCCGATGCCAGCCTAAAGGGGGTGCCGCATGATTTTGTACTGCCCATCACCGCCTGCGCCCTGTCAGCCGGTGCCGGATTTGTCCGCATCTATGCCGGTAACATTATGACCATGCCCGGTCTGGGCGCTCAACCTGGGTATTGCCATATCGATATAGATGACGAAGGACACATTTGCGGGTTAAGCTAG
- the rsxC gene encoding electron transport complex subunit RsxC yields MFKLFTARQRDNIWDFDGGIHPPEMKLQSSTVPMRVASLPDQMIIPLQQHLGPEGELCVKAGEQVLKGQPLTVGRGRTVPIHASTSGTITAIAPHTTAHPSGLAELCVHITPDGEDRWRQQQPWADYLLRDKNSLLDRIHQAGIAGLGGAGFPTASKLQGGLNSVTTLIINAAECEPYITADDRLMQDHADEVITGIEILMHLLQPQQVLIGIEDNKPQAIEALQQALLGHDDIQLRVVPTKYPSGGAKQLTKLLTGQEVPCGKHSSSIGVLMQNVGTVVAIKRAIIDDQPLIERVVTLTGDALSKLGNFWARIGTPVLHLLKLAGFQPQSQPMVIMGGPLMGFTLPSLEVPIVKISNCILAPAEAEMGLSEAEQSCIRCGLCVDACPAGLLPQQLYWFSRGEEHEKARNHNLFDCIECGACAYVCPSNIPLVQYYRQEKAEIRALDIESARAAEAKARFEAKQARLAREKLARELRHQQAAVKLTATDQQTVEAAVNRLARQPESADSVIKVTAGQTPDNSAVIAAREARKAEARARQAEKQLAVEAATPAEGVDPRQAAVAAAIARVKAKKAAQAAPPSVVEQPEAAATEEDPRKAAVAAAIARVKAKKAAQAAQLSVVEQPEAAATEEDPRKAAVAAAIARVKAKKAAQAAQPPVVEQPEAAATEEDPRKAAVAAAIARVKAKKAAQTVNSD; encoded by the coding sequence ATGTTTAAGCTGTTTACTGCCCGCCAACGCGACAATATTTGGGATTTTGACGGCGGTATTCATCCCCCAGAGATGAAGTTGCAATCCAGCACCGTGCCGATGCGGGTTGCCTCTTTACCTGATCAGATGATAATTCCGTTGCAGCAACATCTTGGGCCGGAAGGTGAATTGTGTGTTAAGGCCGGTGAACAGGTGTTAAAGGGCCAGCCGCTGACTGTTGGTCGCGGCCGCACGGTGCCGATACATGCATCGACCTCCGGAACCATCACCGCCATTGCCCCCCATACCACCGCCCATCCATCCGGGCTGGCAGAGTTGTGCGTACATATTACCCCCGATGGTGAAGACCGCTGGCGTCAACAGCAGCCGTGGGCCGACTACCTGTTGCGGGACAAAAATAGCCTGCTGGATCGCATTCATCAGGCGGGGATTGCCGGTTTAGGCGGCGCGGGTTTCCCAACTGCCAGCAAATTGCAGGGTGGCTTGAATAGCGTCACCACATTGATTATCAACGCCGCCGAATGTGAACCTTATATCACTGCCGATGATAGGTTAATGCAAGATCATGCCGATGAAGTGATCACTGGCATCGAGATTTTAATGCACTTGCTGCAACCTCAGCAGGTGTTGATTGGCATTGAAGATAATAAGCCGCAAGCCATTGAGGCCCTGCAACAGGCCCTGCTCGGCCACGATGATATTCAGTTGCGGGTGGTGCCCACCAAGTATCCCTCCGGTGGGGCCAAGCAGCTCACCAAGCTGCTGACCGGTCAAGAGGTCCCCTGCGGTAAGCACTCCTCATCCATCGGCGTGTTAATGCAAAACGTCGGGACCGTGGTGGCTATCAAACGAGCCATTATTGACGATCAGCCGTTAATCGAGCGGGTGGTGACATTAACTGGCGATGCACTATCAAAACTAGGGAATTTCTGGGCCAGAATCGGCACGCCAGTGCTGCATTTGCTGAAGTTGGCGGGGTTTCAGCCACAGAGCCAGCCAATGGTGATTATGGGCGGGCCATTAATGGGCTTCACCCTGCCCAGTTTAGAGGTGCCGATCGTTAAGATCAGTAACTGCATTTTAGCCCCCGCAGAAGCGGAGATGGGGCTATCCGAAGCGGAGCAATCCTGCATTCGCTGTGGTTTATGTGTCGACGCCTGCCCAGCCGGCTTATTGCCGCAGCAACTCTACTGGTTCAGCCGTGGTGAAGAGCATGAGAAGGCGCGCAATCATAATTTATTTGATTGTATTGAGTGTGGTGCCTGCGCCTATGTCTGCCCGAGCAATATTCCGCTAGTGCAGTATTACCGCCAGGAAAAAGCTGAAATACGCGCCCTCGATATTGAGAGTGCGCGCGCGGCTGAAGCCAAAGCCCGTTTCGAGGCCAAACAAGCCCGTCTGGCGCGGGAAAAGTTGGCCCGTGAGTTGCGCCATCAGCAAGCGGCGGTCAAATTGACCGCTACTGACCAGCAGACCGTTGAGGCTGCCGTTAACCGTCTCGCCCGACAACCGGAGAGCGCAGATTCAGTTATCAAGGTCACCGCCGGGCAAACGCCGGATAACAGCGCGGTGATCGCCGCCCGTGAGGCCCGTAAAGCCGAGGCCAGAGCGCGTCAGGCGGAGAAACAGCTAGCCGTCGAGGCTGCCACGCCAGCGGAGGGCGTTGATCCACGACAGGCGGCAGTGGCTGCTGCCATTGCCAGAGTGAAAGCCAAGAAAGCCGCGCAAGCAGCGCCACCATCAGTGGTTGAGCAGCCCGAAGCTGCCGCAACTGAAGAAGATCCGCGCAAGGCGGCAGTGGCTGCTGCCATTGCCAGAGTGAAAGCCAAGAAAGCCGCGCAAGCAGCACAACTGTCAGTGGTTGAGCAGCCCGAAGCTGCCGCAACTGAAGAAGATCCGCGCAAGGCGGCAGTGGCTGCCGCCATTGCCAGAGTGAAGGCCAAGAAAGCCGCGCAAGCAGCACAACCGCCAGTGGTTGAACAGCCCGAAGCTGCCGCAACTGAAGAAGATCCGCGCAAGGCGGCAGTAGCTGCCGCCATTGCCAGAGTGAAGGCTAAAAAAGCGGCGCAAACTGTTAACTCCGATTAA
- the rsxD gene encoding electron transport complex subunit RsxD, giving the protein MKFRPVTPTQNRGLQIASSPFTHNQRSTRSIMLLVILACIPGILAQTYFFGYGTLIQVALAMITALLAEGAVLQLRKQPVLIRLQDNSALLTGLLLGISLPPLAPWWMIVLGTLFAIVIAKQLYGGLGQNPFNPAMVGYVVLLISFPVQMTSWLPPLPLQGTPVGFYDSLLTIFTGYTHSGADIHQLQIGFDGVSQATPLDSFKTALRSQPAAQILQQPIFGGTLAGVGWQWVNLGFLAGGLLLLWRRAIHWQIPVSFLLALAGCAAISWSVAPQSFASPMLHLFSGATMLGAFFIATDPVSASTTPRGRLIFGALIGILVWLIRVYGGYPDGVAFAVLLANITVPLIDHYTQPRVYGHHRADKRSRTNK; this is encoded by the coding sequence ATGAAATTCAGGCCAGTAACACCGACCCAGAACCGAGGGTTGCAGATAGCCAGTTCCCCTTTTACCCATAACCAGCGTAGCACCCGCAGCATCATGCTACTGGTGATTCTGGCCTGCATTCCGGGCATCCTCGCCCAGACCTACTTCTTTGGTTACGGCACTCTGATACAGGTGGCGTTAGCCATGATCACCGCCCTATTGGCTGAAGGGGCCGTTTTGCAGTTACGTAAACAACCGGTGCTGATTCGCCTACAGGATAACTCCGCCCTGCTGACTGGCTTACTGTTAGGCATCAGTCTGCCGCCACTGGCTCCCTGGTGGATGATTGTCTTGGGCACCCTATTTGCTATCGTCATCGCCAAACAGCTCTATGGTGGCTTAGGGCAAAACCCATTTAATCCGGCGATGGTCGGCTATGTGGTTCTGCTGATCTCATTCCCAGTGCAAATGACCAGTTGGCTGCCACCGCTGCCGCTACAGGGCACACCGGTCGGATTTTATGACAGCTTGCTGACCATTTTCACCGGGTATACCCACAGTGGTGCCGATATTCATCAGTTGCAGATTGGTTTTGATGGCGTCAGTCAGGCCACACCACTGGATAGCTTCAAAACCGCCTTGCGCTCACAACCCGCCGCACAAATACTGCAACAGCCCATCTTTGGCGGAACCTTAGCTGGCGTGGGCTGGCAGTGGGTTAATCTCGGTTTTCTGGCCGGTGGCTTGTTACTGTTATGGCGCAGAGCCATTCACTGGCAGATCCCCGTGAGCTTCCTGCTGGCACTGGCAGGTTGTGCTGCTATTAGCTGGAGTGTCGCCCCACAAAGCTTCGCCTCACCGATGCTGCATCTGTTTTCCGGCGCGACTATGCTAGGCGCATTCTTTATCGCCACCGATCCGGTCAGTGCTTCTACCACCCCCCGTGGACGTCTGATTTTCGGCGCATTAATTGGTATTTTAGTGTGGTTAATCCGGGTTTATGGCGGCTATCCTGACGGTGTCGCCTTTGCGGTGCTACTCGCCAATATTACCGTGCCGCTGATTGACCACTATACCCAGCCACGGGTTTATGGCCACCATCGCGCCGATAAACGCAGCCGTACCAATAAATAG